The following coding sequences are from one Nicotiana tabacum cultivar K326 chromosome 1, ASM71507v2, whole genome shotgun sequence window:
- the LOC107814674 gene encoding mechanosensitive ion channel protein 10, whose translation MEKPASDHVILFMDEEDHKNNNSQPRSTNDANYMAETKLTRIPTKFQTLRRLTFSKPKARVFEFNSVPKKQKSFNLDDEFESFKPCEKDGDSDEEHENDEGFGITKEKCRKKTTKIPFRLLFEWCFFLITTSCLICALTISPLRNNPLWGLDLWKWCLVILVIFSGRLVSSCVIRFLVFLIERNFMLREKVLYFVYGLRKSFQNCVWLGLVLLALTFMFNTKLNKQNKLLTKLREALVALLIGATIWPVKIILVKVLASSFFVATYFDRMKESVFHHYVLHTFSGPPVDEKVVEVKEPRKLLKLKKLSMQRKSSAWSVKRLANYVRFFGLSTISKSVDEFGNTESEITSELEAKNCARKIFKNVANPGAKYIEEEDLMRFLNRVEIHTIFPLFEGALETGRITKSAFRNWVVRAYYERKYLAHSLNDTKTAVQQLHKLASGIVCFIILVISLLVMGLLSTQILALLLSQLVLLGFAFQNTCKTIFESIIFVFVVHPFDIGDRCVIDGVQLIVEEMNILTTVFLRYDNEKIYYPNAVLITKPISNFYRSPEMCDSISFDIDTNTYMDAIIALKKAIQMYIESKPKYWNPKHSVIVKGIENVHTMRMALCVQHTINHQNYGDRSNRITELILELKKIFESLNIKYSLLPQQLHLPQVNMTNFRNVPLHA comes from the exons atggaGAAACCAGCCTCTGATCATGTGATTTTGTTCATGGATGAAGAAGATCACAAGAACAATAATTCACAACCTAGGAGCACCAATGATGCTAATTACATGGCAGAAACAAAACTTACCCGAATTCCTACAAAATTTCAAACACTACGCCGCCTCACTTTCTCAAAGCCCAAAGCTCGAGTCTTTGAGTTCAATAGTGTTCCAAAGAAGCAAAAATCTTTCAACTTAGACGACGAATTCGAGTCCTTCAAGCCCTGTGAAAAGGATGGAGATAGTGATGAAgaacatgaaaatgatgaaggatTTGGGATTACTAAAGAAAAGTGTAGAAAGAAGACGACAAAAATCCCTTTTAGACTTTTGTTTGAGTGGTGCTTTTTTTTAATCACAACCTCTTGTTTAATATGTGCTCTCACAATTTCACCTCTTAGGAACAATCCCTTATGGGGTCTTGACTTGTGGAAATGGTGCTTAGTGATCCTTGTCATATTCAGTGGTCGCCTTGTTTCAAGTTGCGTAATTAGATTCCTCGTTTTTCTCATCGAGAGAAACTTCATGCTTCGTGAAAAGGTCTTATATTTTGTCTATGGTCTTAGAAAGAGCTTCCAAAATTGTGTTTGGTTAGGTCTTGTCCTTTTAGCTTTGACTTTCATGTTCAACACAAAACTCAACAAACAAAACAAGTTGTTAACAAAATTACGTGAAGCTTTAGTTGCCTTACTTATTGGTGCAACAATTTGGCCCGTTAAGatcattttggtcaaagttttAGCCTCTTCGTTTTTTGTTGCAACTTACTTTGATCGTATGAAGGAAAGTGTTTTTCATCACTATGTCCTGCACACCTTTTCTGGCCCTCCAGTTGATGAAAAAGTGGTAGAAGTGAAAGAACCGAGGAAATTATTGAAGCTAAAGAAGCTGAGTATGCAAAGAAAGTCATCTGCATGGAGTGTGAAGAGATTGGCTAATTATGTAAGGTTCTTTGGTTTATCAACTATTTCTAAGAGTGTGGATGAATTTGGAAACACTGAATCTGAGATTACCAGTGAATTGGAGGCTAAAAATTGTGCCAGAAAGATCTTCAAGAACGTTGCCAATCCTGGTGCCAA GTACATAGAGGAGGAAGATTTAATGAGGTTCCTGAATAGAGTAGAGATACACACCATTTTCCCACTCTTTGAAGGAGCTCTTGAGACCGGAAGGATCACCAAATCTGCCTTCAGAAATTGGGTG GTACGAGCATACTATGAGAGGAAGTACTTGGCACATTCATTAAACGATACAAAGACGGCAGTGCAACAGCTTCACAAGTTAGCAAGTGGGATAGTGTGTTTTATAATACTTGTGATTTCACTCTTAGTGATGGGACTTTTGTCCACACAAATCCTTGCTCTCCTTCTTTCACAACTTGTACTTCTCGGATTTGCCTTCCAAAACACTTGCAAGACTATCTTCGAATCTATTATCTTCGTCTTTGTTGTCCATCCTTTTGACATTGGTGATCGTTGTGTTATCGACGGAGTTCAG CTGATAGTGGAAGAGATGAATATATTGACCACAGTTTTCCTCCGTTACGACAATGAAAAAATCTACTACCCCAATGCAGTATTGATCACAAAGCCGATTAGCAACTTCTACAGAAGCCCTGAAATGTGCGACTCCATTTCTTTTGATATTGATACCAACACTTATATGGACGCCATCATTGCCCTCAAAAAGGCCATTCAAAT GTACATAGAGAGCAAGCCAAAGTATTGGAATCCAAAACACTCAGTGATAGTGAAAGGAATAGAGAATGTGCACACAATGAGAATGGCTCTATGTGTTCAACATACCATTAACCATCAGAATTACGGGGATAGAAGCAACAGGATCACAGAGCTCATCCTTGAGTTGAAGAAGATCTTTGAGAGCCTTAACATCAAGTACTCTCTTCTCCCTCAACaactccatcttccccaagtAAACATGACCAATTTCAGAAATGTGCCATTGCACGCTTGA